In a genomic window of Penaeus vannamei isolate JL-2024 chromosome 38, ASM4276789v1, whole genome shotgun sequence:
- the LOC113814029 gene encoding uncharacterized protein: MVERFNATLVTQLAKYCEEDQHDWDEWVPYMLMAYHAVEHEAMGFTPSRLMFGREICLPVYLATRKPLDEGLPVSHTKYVWTLQCRIEETRHRTIQHLKIAGQAMGRWYNEQARDAVYSPGDQVWFHNPCKRPGKSPKLQSPWEGPYTVVERISAVTYRITPAGSSRRTKVVHVDRLWRHSGKGVFTWGPRVSDHDSNSDIVGVTARRIVTVTLVW; this comes from the coding sequence ATGGTGGAGAGGTTCAATGCCACCCTTGTCACCCAACTAGCCAAGTATTGTGAAGAGGACCAGCATGACTGGGATGAGTGGGTCCCGTACATGCTGATGGCATATCATGCAGTGGAACACGAGGCCATGGGGTTCACGCCCTCACGCCTGATGTTCGGCCGTGAGATCTGCCTCCCAGTCTACCTCGCAACAAGAAAACCGCTGGATGAAGGATTGCCTGTATCGCACACCAAGTATGTATGGACCCTGCAGTGTCGCATCGAGGAGACCAGGCACCGAACAATTCAGCACCTCAAGATAGCAGGACAGGCGATGGGGCGGTGGTATAACGAACAGGCCAGGGATGCAGTGTACTCCCCTGGGGATCAGGTGTGGTTTCACAACCCATGCAAGAGGCCTGGGAAGTCACCGAAGCTCCAGAGTCCCTGGGAGGGCCCATACACTGTGGTAGAAAGGATATCTGCGGTCACCTACCGCATCACACCTGCGGGATCCAGCCGGAGAACCAAGGTGGTCCATGTGGACAGACTTTGGAGGCACTCTGGGAAGGGTGTGTTCACATGGGGCCCTCGGGTTAGTGACCATGACAGTAATAGTGACATTGTGGGAGTGACGGCGCGAAGGATTGTGACAGTGACGCTAGTATGGTAG